Sequence from the Mytilus galloprovincialis chromosome 10, xbMytGall1.hap1.1, whole genome shotgun sequence genome:
ccacatttatagctgtatcaaacttaaaagttgtgtccatacttgttctcatttcagatttcataaataaaaagaaaatttcttcaaacatttttttgacaggattaatattcaacagcataatgaattgctcaaaggcaaaaaaaattttaagttcattagaccacattcattctgtgtcagaaacctatgctgtgtcaactatttaattttagatttaaataagtttgaagaagaaatctttaattgatttgtaaaatcttgacatttgttttgtgtaaaaaaacccatataatgtcaaaaatttgatcacaatccaaattcagagctgtatcacgcttaaatgttttgtccatacctgccccaactgttcagggatcgacctctgcggtcgtataaagctgcgccctgcggagcaccaagttttgcctttgagcaattcactatgctgttgaaaaattgtttgaagaaattttctttttatttatgaaatctgaaataagaaaaatttaacccccccccccccatttttttttcacatccccctttccctttttctaaaactgttcTCAATTCAAAtctctaatggagtttgcaacaataactactcatttaaatacatcataaaatattaaaatgtaaaataaagtgcttgttatcactgaatggtaaagattgttttaatttatcagttggtagtaaaagtgaattacattgtatattgtataaaacaatgatttaagttgattcaactactattctggacaaagaaagataactccaattgaaaatttcttgctattgcacaatattgtgcaattagatatttcatgctattgtgcaatactgtgcaattgaaaatatttgctattgcacaatactgtgcaattgaagatttcttgctattgcgcaatagtgggaattgaaaatttcttgctattgcacaatactgtgcaattgaagatttcttgctattcctgaatactgtgaaattgaaaatttcttgctattgcacaatactttatataataattttggatcctgatttgaaccaacttgaaaactgggcccataatcaaaaatctaagtacatgtttagattcagcttatcaaaaaagcccaagaattaaatttttgttaaaatcaaacttagtttaatattggaccctttggactttaatgtagaccaatttgaaaacgggaccaaaaattaagaatctacatacacagttagatttggcatatcaaagaaccccaattattcaatttttgatgaaatcaaacaaagtttaattttggaccccgatttggaccaacttgaaaactgggccaataatcaaaaatctaagtacatttttagattcagcatatcaaagaaccccaaggattcaatttttgttaaaatcaaactaagtttaattttggaccctttggaccttaatgtagaccaatttgaaaacaggaccaaaaattaagaatctacatacacagttagattcggcatatcaaagaaccccaattattcaatttttgatgaaatcaaacaaagttcaattttggaccctttggacccctcattcctaaactgttgggaccaaaactccaaaaatcaaagccaaccttctttttatggttataaaccttgtgtttaaatttcatagatttctatttacttatactaaagttatggtgtgaaaaccaagaataatgcttatttgggccccttttttggcccctaattcctaaactgttgggacctcacctcccaaaatcaatttcAACCTtcctttgtggtcataaaccttgtgtcaaaatttcattgatttctatttacttacactaaagttattgtgcgaaaaccaagaataatgctaatTTGGGCCCTTCTTTGGCCCtatttcctaaaatgttgggaccaaaactcccaaaatcaatcccaaccttccttttgtggtcataaaccttgtgataaaatttcatagatttctattcacttttaataaagttagagtgcgaaaactaaaagtattcggacgacgacgacgacgacgcagacgccaacatcataccaatatacgaccaaaaaattttcaatttttgcggtcgtataaaaaatggaaaattttcaTACAACTGCAGACTTTTGACTCTGGATATTATAATTTTGACATGTTACCTACACTGTGGTAGGATATACTGGTACTACCGGTAAGTCAAGATAAACGACCAAAAGAAGTAAAACCAAACATATAATCTGTGCAATTTAGTGAAAAATTTAACTGTTTTCCAATAATTTTGTGACAGTGAACAAATAAGTTCTCCAACTGacatctccccccccccccaaacaaaAAAATTGCACTGGTTGTCagcttgattttacttcttttagtTGCTCTTACATGACTGAGTACCAGGATGTTCTAATAAAGAAAAGGTAAcctgtcagaaaaatataaactcaGGAGTCAAATTCTGATATATGAAAATGGTCTATTATAAACTATAGCTATTCACTATGGACTTTTCCTCCAATATTCCTTACTTTCTTTGCCTTTGTCCCATTCTCTCGTAGGTTGCTTGTGCCTCAAACTTTCATCTCTGGTCAGTTGTTCTGGTTTGGTGATTCCTACAGGGACCATTTCTTCCAACTTTGGAGCAGGGACCATTTCTTCTAACTTTGGACCAATATCAGTGTCTTCGTCATCCTCTATAAAACCAAATCATggaattaatttatttgaaaaattcaacaCTTTGGTAAAGATATTTGAAGAATTAAGCTGAAAATTTCAAAAGCCTAGACTTGTTGTACATGTAATAGTTTCAGCCtacatgttaattgtatttacattgtattaagaaaatgttttacaaataagtcaccacagtaattcatttttaaagaaacatattAAATGCTTCAAAGTGAGAGGATGGTGAACTCCATGTAAAATGAAGGTCAGAATTTTAAGGACATGGTCAACAAGcagttttacaaataaaattttaatgcaCTATCAAAATTGTCAATCTCTGCTGTTAATAGTTAAAAGGTGTTGCTAagtttagttttctgtgttgtgttttgtagactgtctTTCGACATTCAATCATTGATCTTTTTTGTCAGGGTATTGTCATATTCTTTTTCAACTTAGTCTTTAGTTGTTCCTTTGGTATCGTTAACCTCTTTTCATATAgcatattaaggatgtacttaggtgaggttttggaatttgtgtcaaatgttcggactccttggtgtttttccatacaatacaatgtaaaatattttgccccataacacccatttattttttcatatacgacttaatagctcatgaaaggtcctttaccaaaattttaaaagattcataattttctttcttttgttttgagacctaataataccaatgcaaatataaggtaaaagtctgagtcagccttttcctgccatattttaaatctcaaatatctcaaaaggaggtccatgacctatcaatatttttagcttatttttatcctcaattgatgctctaccagcttatagtctCAATtctaacttcttaatttattaattttcacccaacctcacctaagtacatccttaagtcaattattttgttaacataaaaaacattgtaaaagattaaatcgaatgttattttatgtttacataCTTAGAAGAACATCTGGCACTATAGATCCTCCTTCTCTTATGAGCTTTCTTTGTTTAACCTTTGCCAATCTAGCATCTAGCATagctttccttttttcttttaatttttccttttttgatcTTTCATCTTGTGTCTACAAGAAAGTTGAAAAAGAAGATAACAAATTTACCATAGGACCAAAAAAGGACctaaaatgaaaatcataaaatcaaatgtGTTTGTATCCTTTTTCGATCATTTTGTCAacctaaaaacaaatatattaccgAAAACATATAACCAGTTATTTTTATATCAGGTTGTGTATAAAGTAGTTTGCCAGTTTAATTTCTACTGTGTTAATTCTTTCCTGGTTCATCACATTTAAATAGACAATAAAACAGTTGTGTATgataaatttcataatttttttattattatgaaaaaaagtcAGGGTGAGATATAAGATATGAGGACCCTTATTATACAAAAAAAGTCAGTAAACCAGATTAAATCCAAACTTGACAAATGCTTGATCTGCATGTCATCACTAGACCCTTAAGTTCTTAAAAAGATCAGCTCAAGATCTGATGAATTctaaaaaaacatatgaataaGTTTAATGTTTATGTCCAAGGGCTGTAATACTTCAAAGTAGTTCTAACCAAAAGCAGTGCAAAAGTAATCATAAAGATAGTTAAACACTAATGATTCAAAAATGAAATCAATATTGGCTgacataacaaaaataaatgggaaatgtgtccatAAGGCAGGGGCAAAAAAATCTTGGCAAGCTCTTGGATTTTAGAAGAGAAGATGAAAGAATGACTGGGAAGGGGGAAATAGAAATTAATTATCAAAGTAAATATCAAACCTGTTTTCTTAATTGATTTAAAGTATCTAACTGTTCCTGACGTCCTGCTTCAGTTTTGTCAAACTCGAAGAAACCCACACCATGAGATCTCttttctaaaaattaattaaattataatattattacatTTAAAGTATTAAAGTTTAATTACCTTCacattacttaaaaaaatatttaatcttgaTCCAAACGCTAATAAACTGCTGTAAACGCTACATAAAAGtaggaaaaaataaaacagatgTATGAATGTCTTGTCAACcattttcagttttgtttttcaaGCAAATCATGAGTCCCGTGATGTTTTAATCATAAAGACTAAAATGTTTACCACAATAACATAGAATAATTCAAAATTCAGTGGATGATATAAGGCATATAtcctatattttctttatcttctcTGTTTTTTTTTGGACTTTCACAGACTATTCATAGATTTTCGACTtatcaaaccagatgctccgcagggcgcagctttatacaatggcagtggtcgaaccctgaccagttggggcaagtatggacacaacattcaagcttaagcagctctgaatttggattgtgattaagtagttgacacatcatagttttttgacacagaatgaatgtggtctaatgaacttaaacattttttttttgctattgagcaatacactatgctgaaaaaaaaatatttatataattattttcatctCCCCATTTCCTTattaaaaccaggtgctccgcagggcacaacTTTATACGAGCAcagaagtcgaaccctgaacagttggggcaagtattgacacatcattcaagcttgatacagctctgaatttggattgcgatcaaatttttgacataaatgagtttctgacacaaaacaaatgccaagattttacaaatctattgtgcaatattgtgcaattaaagatttcttattttaacttttcagaaatttgaagaaaaaattgaaaacaactaccaccccctttttttggcaatTAGTCCAAagcctgacatttctttatacatattatacaagtagtgtaagggaggtaaatccaaaaacatacccaacattgtatgttaaatattttagaactacctcccttacactgcttttaaattgtccattgaccagaaatacctagctttccccctttttttgcccctaattccgaaATATTTTGAGCCATTatcccccaaagtcaatactaaccatcccttcatggtatggacacttgtggtttaatttcagagagattcatacacttaaacataagttattgtttgaaaactacaaacatgattattttgggccccttttcggccccttattcataaactgttgagaccataaccccaaaaatcaatcccaactgtcctttagtggtattgaaccttcttgtaaaaatttagagagatccatacacttaaacacaagttattgtctgtaaactagaaaattGCTTCtttttggtcccttattcctatttatttggaaaaattaACCCAAAACTGGTACagtgtcagagagatccatacagttacacacaagttattgtcttgaaactagaaaaatgcttgtttttggcccctttttggcccttaatttctAGACTGTTTGCCCTAtaaccccttaaaataaatctcaaccttctacctgtggtattaaacattgtggtacaatttcagagcaattgaaatgcttatacacaagttgatatcctgaaagtagaaaaatgcttgttttgggccctttttgggcccctaattccaaaacggtacggaccatcatccccaaaatccatccaaaccttccttttgaggtattgaacctttttaaaaaatttcatagagatccattaacTTAAACTGaagttattgtccggacaccaaatgtgtcttcagCCGACGACGCAGacaacaacatcataccattatacgaaggCAAAATTTTTTTGAggtcatataaaaataacaacCATATGCCCAAtacttctttttttcaattacacTTTATATTTTACCATCAAATCTGACATTAGAGTAATGTATAGGTCCATTCATTGCTTCTAACTCTTCCTTCTCCCATTTCTGTCTCAGCAATTCTCTTCTCATATCATCAGACATCAGGGTTGGTAAGGCATTATCTTTTTCTTTGTCCTCAATCCTTCAAATTTTttacaaaagaataatatttgCCATTAATTGTTAAATTGACGGAAGAAATCTAAATACATTATAAATCAAATTCAGTCCTAGTCTGCGGAATTACAGAAGGATAGTCCATTTCAATGAAAAGTTATTCATGTAGATTGATATCTTACTCACCacttaatattaattaaaaataaatgaggAATAAAAAATGCCCCCTCTTGCATAGAAcataataaagggacataactcaagaatgtTAAAAGTGATGCTTCCCAAAATCATACTTGAACTGtattttgtagtaataagcactgtgtataagtttcataacctTTGGTTTAGACAAACTTAAGTGAGAACGAAAAGCCAaaaattcagtcatttttcaAATATGTAGTAAAGGGCATAACATTTAGaaaggtaaaagtgacaccaaaattttaatttgatccATATTTTGTAGTAAAAAGCAAGTGTAACATAACATTTGAATGAGGCAAAATTAAGTTAAAGAATGGGAACAAAAAATTCACCAATTTTGCCTTTTatgggcataactctaaaattgTAAAAGTGTTGCCaccaaaattcatacttgattggtaaattgttttattgtatggcCATTTTTCATGTTGGGGTCTTTTTTTGTAGCAGACTTTATgttatgggtttttctcattacCTGTCTTGTTTGCCTTGAATGTCTTTATCTCTTTCCTTTAATATACCCAGGTCTTTCTTCATACATCTTCGAGATCTTCCTAGTGAATCAGTATAATCTACCCTGAAATTATACATTTATCTTAACATATACTGGACAAAGTATTACCTATAGATGTCGAGCTGGAAATGGTTATGCCCAATGGTGAAAGAACAAGATTCAATgatcataattttaaaataaattgcaaatatttataagttataaaaaaataaaataaaataagaacaaTGTGTTGACATGGTTGATGTACTGTGTTTTgagcttttgccatttgataaaaaaccttccattttgaattttcctttgagttttgctattttacttttttatgaaaGCCAATGCAATTTATTGATTTATTACTATAATATTGTCTAACataaatcatttaaattaaagGTTAATGCAGGCTGTTCTGTGGCTAAATATAAAAATCAGATCCTTATTTCTTAAAGGACTACCCACAAAACCCACAAAAATTAGTatctaacaaataaaaaatgaatccatagtaattGATTTTTACTAACCATTCTTCTCCTTCATCCTTAGCGACTGGTATGTCAGCATCACAGATCTGTTCAACTTCTTTCTGTTTATTCCTTTCTTCCAGTAGGTTGTCAATTACTTTCTTTTGGAAATCAACCAGAAATACTTTGCTCCCATCTTCCTCTAATGACAAGGAAAAATAAAATCTTTCTCTTATTACATAAGAATATGATTATCATGTGATGAAAGTCAAATGGCTTAGCTTGTACAAAATAAGATGTATGCCAGCAAACtatattcaaacatttattgTCTTCTTGAAAGGTGTTGTATAAAGTATGAAGTTCAACACAACATGGAACAAGAATGtatccccagtacacagatgccccaacTGAACTaaaattttctatgtttagtggaccgtgaacaTGGGGGGAAAATCTctagtttggcattaaaattagaaagatcatatcataggaaacatgtgtactaagtttcaaattgattggacttcaacttcatcaaaatctaccttgaccaaaaactttaaccaaaactttaacctgaagtgggacagacaaaCAGATGAAAGAacaaacgcacagaccagaaagcaTAATGCCAATAAATTGGGCATAAAAACATCCATGTGACACTCATTTTCCTATAACAAAACATAGACAAACTGCTACAGGACTTCTGCATATTTTCTTTCTTGGGCATAAACATTTAAATCAATATTGATTAGccaattaaattatattttttcagttttaGGGAATTACGGACCACAGATGGTATAAAATGGAAAAAATCCATAGGAAATTAGGCCTTGGGCCTCaacccctatggattttactaaccctctttGGGTACTAAGGGGTCAGTAGCTAACCatataacatgtatttattaCTTAGTATTGACCTTATACAAAGACTATATGACTATATATTATTGCATGTTAACGCATGTAACGTTTGTCTACGTCCTGTTGGAAATACTATGCTGCTATGAATTatgaatgatatttttaaaaacaaatgttaacaaAAGAATCATTCACTGTATTAAATACCTGGGATTCCTCTTCCTTTAGATATCTGCTCATATATTTTGGACTTTTTCTCTAGAGCTTTCCTGTAATTTAAATTTGTTCAATCACATGTATGATATTTGTGTATCGAGTGCTGTGGATTCAATTACTTTCATTGGAACAAACTTTAATGGATtaaggaaaaaatatttttttgagaatATCTAAAATTGCTTGGTTTAATaaaagtctacatacaagccAAAGACTAGTTGTACTGCACTGAAGTTTGAAATTTATGGTTCacggctccagtcatgcttcaatgattccctatataatcaaccaaatttttcccacgaaagggccTCTCatggcccccctggatccgcctatgcatcTAATTAATCTGAAGCAGACTAGGTAATCTTAGTTATCATGGTAATGATCAACTGTTTGTATTCAGTGTTTTGTAATCCTCAGTTATATTCAATTCCAACAAAATTAAAACCCTATTTATAGGCTTTACATATTATTTCTATTTGCTATAAACTAGCTGTCATCATCTACACATACTCTCAGATCTGGACTTTATTTTTGTTGGGATATTCAATAACATGTCCACATACACGTCCACTCCTGTTTTGattacatgtatttctatttttatccatcAGATGAGTTCAGcatttttccaactgatttttatagtttgttcttatgttgctTTGTACAAATGCTGTAACAACACTGTCTCAGGTTAATTGAGGGGGTGACTTAGcccttcaaactagtttaactCCCACGCATTATGtatgtctcaagtcaggagtctgtaattcagtggttgctgtTGGTTGCTGAGTAACATAAGCTGCAAGTTATCTCGTAATAATTATTTTACATGGGTTAAGTAACATTGCTGACAAACAAACCttgatttttcatattcattCTCATCCTCTGCTTTACTCTCTAAATCTTTCTGTGCTCTTTGTAAAACTCCTACATTTTGTTTGCTCCATACTGTTGATTTCTACATGTACATAAATTGCATCTAATTTAACGATTTATTTATGTGTACTTATTCTGACTTTACTGATATATGCTCAATTGTGGTATAAAAACTTATctaccataaaattaattttatgaaagttcagtttcttaattattatttgtaaaattgtGAACTTTGTGGTTATAATCATCTATACGGCTGAATACGATTTagcaataaattttatttatcttgaaaaaaaaaatatactgtatattGGGGTTTTTTTCGAATCTGCTTTTTTTCATGATTTCAtgacaaaatcaatgaaaatgggcaTGTTAAATTTTCACTGTGTATAATTTTCGCTGAATGAGAAAATACAcctgaaaatataaatgtatcgcattgttataaataaaagtaaCACAACATTGTTTTACTGACAGTTAAAGTATATATATGAGTAACCCAAACAAGAGCACAGAACTTTTAAGGAATGCAAATTAATTTTATGCACATAGGGGCATGCTAAAAGTTGACAGTTTTGACCAttgaatacaaatatacaaattaacATCCTTGTAAAAgtgattatttttatatttttacattaaatgCCTATTGTTTGGATTATGACACAGGCCTCAATACAACAGCTCATCACTAATTAGCATCTGCCTGTTGTGTTGTCAAAAGGTGTAACAGGCATATTGAGCTGATTTAATTATTGTGAACAGAGGTTTAACTAGGTTTGCTCATTCTTGTGATCCGTTGAAACAAACAAAAGACTATAATTAATAGTATGAtatataaaactttcaaaattttgataaatctTGGAATATGTAGGGAAATTTATGCCGGGTCAAATTTTCACGTTCTTTAGCTAAAGCTAACAAAGTGAAAATTAAACACACGAGAAAAAAAACGATATATGGTATAAATCCCCAAAACTCATGTGataaaattaactttttacaTAGAAATATTCAACTCCACTCATAATACCTCTATAGTTTAAACCATCATGACCATGTACAACTACATGATGTAGTTCCAAGTTTTTAAAAATAGTCTTGGAAGATAATATGTTAGCTGAATCACactaaaaattcgtaagggttccacggaacccagtgtctcgcctacttttgctgttaatcgcagactcaacaaaaatgaggaaaaacatcaataaaaatttccctctcgatactgtcttttgattgaaagaagcttccaagtttgttaaaaatccaggatagtttatgaatctaataaatgttttataaactttaactgcagactgtatgtaatgttaactggaagaaaaactaagtccatttataagtaaaatacggaaaaaatgaattttttttttacaaaatttacttctgtatAATATCTTATgttcagaaacaagcttttgtctaagtttggtagagaTCCaggatagttttagaaaattataaaaattttaaaaacttaaaccacagagtgaatgttttgtttctggcaaaaaaactaagtccatttataagtaaaatacagaaaagtggaaatttatttttacaaaattttcttctagatactatcttatgatcataaacaagcttctgtccaagtttggtacaaatcaaggatagtttatgaaagttatttaaattttaaaaactttaaccacagagtgaatgtaatgtttcctcgcagaaaaactaagtccatttataagtaaaatacagaaaagtggaaatttatttttacaaaattttcttcttgatactatcttatgatcataaacaagcttctgtccaagtttggtacaaatcaaggatagtttatgaaagttattaaaattttaaaaactttaaccacagagtgaatgtaatgtttcctcgcagaaaaactaagtccatttataagtaaaatacggaaaaaatggaattttatttttacaaaatttacttctggatactttcttatgatcataaacaagcttctgtccaagtttggtagaaattcagtatagtttaagaaagttattaaattttcaaaaactttaaccacagagtgaatatttgtggacgccgccgacgacgacgacgccgacgccgacggaatgtaggatcgcttagtctcgctttttcgactaaagtcgaaggctcgacaataaagCCCAATCAAGCTTTAGATATGAcataatttttctttttcttttggtcTAGAATTAACATAATTTTACCTTTTCTGTTTGTCTATTTTACCTTTTAGCACTATAGGTCTAGGACTCTAAGATTTGACATAATTTTACCTTTTCTATAGGTCTAGATTTGACATAACTCTACCTTTTCTATAGGTCTAGATTTGACATAGCTATACCTTTTCTATAGTTCATTTTACCTTTTCTACAGGTCTAGATTTGACATAACTGGTACTGCTGCTCTGTAATTTCTGTTGTTTAAATTCTTCCTGCTTTCTAAAGAGTTCAGCTTTAAGGTCAATTATCTGGAAAAGTAAAAATCTATGTTTTATTCTGACTCAGTGAAATAGATACAAGCAGCCAGCTTCTAAGACGAATCCATGACAAATTGCCCCACtggcaaatcgccccactttttcacaaaCTCGCCCAACTTTCTAAAAAAAttgccccactcttgtttaccaactcgccccacttatgaaaaagggTAAAATCCCATTGCAAATAGGTTGGATAACatgccccacttatgaaaagggtTAAAATCCCACTGAAATAAGGTCTGAAAACTCAACCCACTTATGAAAAGGGTTAAAATCCCACTGAAATAAGGTCTGCCATATCGCCCCACTCATGACAAATAGATAAACAACGA
This genomic interval carries:
- the LOC143047505 gene encoding coiled-coil domain-containing protein 174-like isoform X1, yielding MEKQKNISSSSIIDLKAELFRKQEEFKQQKLQSSSTSYVKSRPVEKKSTVWSKQNVGVLQRAQKDLESKAEDENEYEKSRKALEKKSKIYEQISKGRGIPEEDGSKVFLVDFQKKVIDNLLEERNKQKEVEQICDADIPVAKDEGEEWVDYTDSLGRSRRCMKKDLGILKERDKDIQGKQDRIEDKEKDNALPTLMSDDMRRELLRQKWEKEELEAMNGPIHYSNVRFDEKRSHGVGFFEFDKTEAGRQEQLDTLNQLRKQTQDERSKKEKLKEKRKAMLDARLAKVKQRKLIREGGSIVPDVLLKDDEDTDIGPKLEEMVPAPKLEEMVPVGITKPEQLTRDESLRHKQPTREWDKGKEKLFPPTSEEKYFEDRRQERNQDFAPPMSLYADDKNKSGFQNKKQTVHTSQTTETSKFVILKRDPLTSNKKKERIHPDTSLGIDNLSSIPLPSDVKGVGSHESVNDTIDFNVPLFDVSVPPPNIVTLQNNQQNYSQPNYQYPEFPFQPPANVNYQTPVSSEQSHAYVGHDVSNDTSQPNYQNPEISFQPPLNVNYNTSVSNEQSLAYVGQNVSNVTKDYTQQFSNSGNQQVTENFSQHPDNLNNYSSDQVNLTSSAGYSNEIASVQATSFTPVSQPPKPKLNIIDPRYIQNKDVLSQNPGNLSIQQDSKSCLQNSNDTDSQASLEQESNSYSGKPVAYE
- the LOC143047505 gene encoding coiled-coil domain-containing protein 174-like isoform X2 — protein: MIIDLKAELFRKQEEFKQQKLQSSSTSYVKSRPVEKKSTVWSKQNVGVLQRAQKDLESKAEDENEYEKSRKALEKKSKIYEQISKGRGIPEEDGSKVFLVDFQKKVIDNLLEERNKQKEVEQICDADIPVAKDEGEEWVDYTDSLGRSRRCMKKDLGILKERDKDIQGKQDRIEDKEKDNALPTLMSDDMRRELLRQKWEKEELEAMNGPIHYSNVRFDEKRSHGVGFFEFDKTEAGRQEQLDTLNQLRKQTQDERSKKEKLKEKRKAMLDARLAKVKQRKLIREGGSIVPDVLLKDDEDTDIGPKLEEMVPAPKLEEMVPVGITKPEQLTRDESLRHKQPTREWDKGKEKLFPPTSEEKYFEDRRQERNQDFAPPMSLYADDKNKSGFQNKKQTVHTSQTTETSKFVILKRDPLTSNKKKERIHPDTSLGIDNLSSIPLPSDVKGVGSHESVNDTIDFNVPLFDVSVPPPNIVTLQNNQQNYSQPNYQYPEFPFQPPANVNYQTPVSSEQSHAYVGHDVSNDTSQPNYQNPEISFQPPLNVNYNTSVSNEQSLAYVGQNVSNVTKDYTQQFSNSGNQQVTENFSQHPDNLNNYSSDQVNLTSSAGYSNEIASVQATSFTPVSQPPKPKLNIIDPRYIQNKDVLSQNPGNLSIQQDSKSCLQNSNDTDSQASLEQESNSYSGKPVAYE